In Prosthecomicrobium sp. N25, one DNA window encodes the following:
- the gatC gene encoding Asp-tRNA(Asn)/Glu-tRNA(Gln) amidotransferase subunit GatC: MSVDIATVRRVAHLARIAVEEAELAKLQGELNSILGFVEQLNEVDVTDVEPMTSVTPMTMKMRQDVVSDGGYPEKIVANAPMAEDHFFVVPKVVE, encoded by the coding sequence ATGTCCGTCGACATCGCGACCGTCCGCCGCGTCGCCCATCTCGCGCGCATCGCCGTGGAGGAGGCCGAGCTGGCGAAGCTCCAGGGCGAGTTGAATTCGATCCTCGGCTTCGTCGAGCAACTGAACGAGGTGGACGTGACGGACGTCGAGCCGATGACTTCGGTCACCCCGATGACGATGAAGATGCGGCAGGACGTCGTGAGCGACGGCGGCTATCCCGAGAAGATCGTCGCCAACGCGCCCATGGCCGAGGACCACTTCTTCGTCGTCCCCAAAGTGGTCGAGTGA
- the gatA gene encoding Asp-tRNA(Asn)/Glu-tRNA(Gln) amidotransferase subunit GatA, whose protein sequence is MTDLTRLSIAEARDGLKAKSFTAVELTEAYLSAIERARSLNAYVLETPDRARAMAARSDARLATGESGPLEGIPIGVKDLFCTEGVRTTACSRILGTFVPPYESTVTANLWADGAVMLGKLNNDEFAMGSSNETSAFGPVTNPWRRNGDDRALVPGGSSGGSAAAVAAWLCAGATGTDTGGSIRQPAAFTGIVGIKPTYGRCSRWGIVAFASSLDQAGPFARTVRDAAILLKSFASVDPKDTTSVDRPVPDYEAAVGRSVKGMVIGIPKEYRVDGMPAEIEALWQQGIAWLKGAGAEIREISLPHTKYALPAYYIVAPAEASSNLARYDGIRYGLRVPGNDIVDTYEKTRAAGFGAEVRRRIMIGTYVLSAGYYDAYYVRAQKVRTLIKRDFELAFQAGVDAVLTPATPSSAFGIGEKSGGDPVEMYLNDIFTVTVNMAGLPGIAVPAGLDGQGLPMGLQLIGRPFDEETLFQVAQVIEDAAGTFSPEPWWG, encoded by the coding sequence GTGACCGATCTGACCCGCCTGTCCATCGCCGAGGCCCGTGACGGCCTCAAGGCGAAGTCCTTCACCGCGGTCGAGCTGACCGAGGCCTACCTCTCGGCCATCGAGAGGGCCCGCAGTCTCAACGCCTATGTGCTCGAAACCCCCGACCGGGCCCGCGCCATGGCGGCCCGCTCCGACGCGCGGCTCGCGACGGGAGAGTCCGGCCCCCTGGAGGGCATCCCTATCGGGGTGAAGGACCTTTTCTGCACCGAGGGCGTCCGCACGACCGCCTGCTCGCGGATTCTCGGCACCTTCGTGCCGCCCTACGAATCGACCGTCACCGCCAACCTGTGGGCCGACGGCGCCGTCATGCTCGGCAAGCTCAATAACGACGAGTTCGCCATGGGCTCGTCCAACGAGACCTCCGCCTTCGGCCCCGTCACCAATCCGTGGCGGCGCAACGGCGACGACCGCGCCCTCGTGCCGGGCGGCTCCTCGGGCGGCTCGGCCGCGGCGGTCGCCGCCTGGCTCTGCGCGGGCGCCACCGGCACCGACACCGGCGGCTCGATCCGCCAGCCCGCCGCCTTCACGGGCATCGTCGGCATCAAGCCGACCTACGGCCGCTGCTCGCGCTGGGGCATCGTCGCCTTCGCCTCCTCACTCGACCAGGCCGGCCCCTTCGCCCGCACCGTGCGCGACGCCGCCATTCTCCTGAAGAGCTTCGCCTCGGTCGACCCGAAGGACACCACCTCGGTGGACCGCCCCGTGCCGGACTACGAGGCGGCGGTCGGCCGGTCCGTCAAGGGCATGGTGATCGGCATCCCCAAGGAGTACCGGGTCGACGGCATGCCGGCCGAGATCGAGGCGCTCTGGCAGCAGGGCATCGCCTGGCTGAAGGGCGCCGGCGCCGAGATCCGCGAGATCTCCCTCCCGCACACGAAATACGCCCTGCCGGCCTACTACATCGTGGCACCCGCAGAGGCCTCGTCGAACCTCGCCCGCTACGACGGCATCCGCTACGGCCTGCGCGTGCCCGGCAACGACATCGTCGACACCTACGAGAAGACCCGCGCCGCCGGCTTCGGCGCGGAGGTCCGCCGCCGCATCATGATCGGCACCTACGTGCTCTCCGCCGGCTACTACGACGCCTACTACGTCCGCGCCCAGAAGGTCCGCACCCTCATCAAGCGCGACTTCGAGCTGGCCTTCCAGGCGGGCGTCGACGCGGTGCTCACCCCCGCGACCCCGTCCTCGGCCTTCGGCATCGGCGAGAAGTCCGGCGGCGATCCGGTCGAGATGTACCTGAACGACATCTTCACCGTGACGGTGAACATGGCGGGCCTGCCCGGCATCGCGGTCCCCGCCGGCCTCGACGGCCAGGGCCTGCCGATGGGCCTGCAGCTGATCGGCCGGCCCTTCGACGAGGA
- a CDS encoding metal-dependent hydrolase has translation MKITWYGHSCFRIEIPAENDKGRVEIVLDPFVNGNPMAPVGLDEIAEGLDHILVSHGHDDHIGDLLPLARASGATVTANWEIAMWANSHGVEAINPMNSGGTVDLGAFKVTLTPAHHSSAKSNGDGTFAYLGNPHGIVVTPKAGPALYYAGDTDIFADMGLIGELYEPKIGILPIGDRFTMGARTAALAARRYFKFTDVIPCHYKTFGLLDQTPDQFVKAMEGSGVKVHTPDPGGVVEV, from the coding sequence GGAGAACGACAAGGGCCGGGTCGAGATCGTGCTCGACCCCTTCGTCAACGGCAATCCGATGGCGCCCGTCGGCCTCGACGAGATCGCCGAGGGGCTCGACCACATCCTGGTCAGCCACGGCCACGACGACCACATCGGCGACCTCCTGCCGCTCGCCCGCGCCTCCGGGGCGACCGTGACGGCCAACTGGGAGATCGCCATGTGGGCGAACTCCCACGGGGTGGAGGCGATCAACCCGATGAACTCCGGCGGCACGGTCGACCTCGGCGCCTTCAAGGTGACGCTCACCCCGGCGCATCACTCCTCCGCCAAGTCGAACGGCGACGGCACCTTCGCCTACCTGGGCAACCCGCACGGGATCGTCGTCACCCCGAAGGCCGGCCCCGCCCTCTACTACGCCGGCGACACCGACATCTTCGCCGACATGGGCCTCATCGGCGAGCTCTACGAGCCCAAGATCGGCATCCTGCCCATCGGCGACCGCTTCACCATGGGCGCCCGCACTGCCGCGCTGGCGGCCCGCCGCTACTTCAAGTTCACGGACGTGATCCCCTGCCATTACAAGACCTTCGGCCTGTTGGATCAGACGCCGGATCAATTCGTGAAGGCGATGGAAGGGTCGGGTGTGAAGGTGCACACGCCGGATCCGGGCGGCGTGGTCGAGGTCTGA